Proteins from a genomic interval of Zingiber officinale cultivar Zhangliang chromosome 1B, Zo_v1.1, whole genome shotgun sequence:
- the LOC121983861 gene encoding probable WRKY transcription factor 24, whose translation METVMARGNSEAPTGGCSPSLTAQQNLLMIQQLAQQQQVQEQSVYHNSLTPPALLMSEVGLASLLLPSLTGQQLTAAVALPQGDDEGEVGGICGRSKEKSAMTTKGKKVMRPRFAFRTKSSSDILDDGYRWRKYGQKAVKNSPHPRSYYRCTHHTCNVKKQVQRQSKDTSVVVTTYEGIHNHPCEKLMEAFAPLLKQIQFLTGL comes from the exons ATGGAAACAGTAATGGCCAGAGGGAATTCAGAAGCACCAACCGGCGGCTGCTCTCCCAGTCTCACAGCTCAGCAAAATCTGCTCATGATCCAACAGCTAGCGCAACAGCAACAAGTGCAGGAgcagagtgtgtatcacaattctCTAACGCCGCCGGCGCTTCTCATGTCGGAGGTGGGGTTAGCCTCGTTGCTCCTTCCGAGCCTGACAGGACAGCAACTGACAGCGGCTGTTGCCCTGCCACAAGGCGACGATGAAGGAGAAGTAGGCGGCATCTGCGGCCGGTCGAAGGAGAAGTCGGCAATGACGACGAAGGGAAAGAAGGTGATGAGGCCAAGGTTTGCGTTCCGGACCAAGAGCTCCAGTGACATCCTCGACGATGGCTATCGATGGCGCAAGTATGGGCAGAAGGCCGTCAAGAACAGCCCTCATCCTag GAGCTACTATCGATGCACTCACCATACATGCAACGTGAAGAAACAAGTCCAGCGGCAATCCAAAGACACGAGCGTCGTTGTGACCACGTACGAGGGAATACACAACCATCCATGTGAAAAGTTGATGGAGGCTTTTGCTCCTCTCCTCAAGCAGATACAATTTCTTACTGGCCTCTGA